The Halobacterium sp. R2-5 DNA segment TATGAGGTGGCCTCCAGTCCGCCGGCGAGCCCCGCGCCCAGGGCGGCAGCTTTCAGAAGAGAGCGCCGGTCGGAGCCTGCGGGCTGAGTCATCTCCTTTGTCATTACGCGACCTGCGGGAATATAGCTTATTGCGACAACAGAGTGGAACTGGGTCCGGAAACGGCTGTCGTCAGTGACGGCCGGGTGGCGCCATCAGCACTCCGGACCCGGAAACCACGTAGAGTGGCGTCAGGTCAACCCTCGGCTGGCGAGAAGGGAGACGAGTCCGTATGTACCGATGAAGGCACCGACCAGCGAGGTGACCCACGCGACGACCGTGAGAGCGAGCTTGCGTGCCCTCACCTCGTCCCTTCCGCCCTCGGCCAGACCGCTGCCGACGATGGCGCTGATGATGATCTCGTTGAACGAGACCGGGACGCCGTACAGGATGCCGACCTGTGCCACGAGGAACGACGGCACCAGCGCGGCAACTGACCGCGAGAGCGACAACGTCGCGTACTCCCGTCCGACCGCCTCGATGAGCCGCGGCGCTCCCGACCACGCGCCGACGACGAGGACGAACGACGCGACCACCAGTACGGGCGACGCCGAGACTGACATCGAGTCGAGCAGCGGCAACAGCGGCCCGATCGCCAGCCCGATCTGGTTACCGGCCCCCGAGAACGCGACGAGCATCCCGAGCCAGATCAGCAATCGTCGGTTGGTCTCGCGCTCGCCGTGGCGCAGGACCGTTCGGTAGGCCAGCGCGGCTCCGCCGACGGTGAACGCGACCGGCACCCCAACCCAGAGCACCCCAGACAGGGATGGTGTCCACACGGCAACGGCTGTAGCCAACGAGTGGCTCTCATCTACCGGGCCGAGGAATGGAAACTCCAGTAGGGGGAAAACTAGGAACACAGCTGCGACGATTATCGTGACGCTGTACCGTGGCAACAGGCGATTCCAGGCGAGGAGCCGCGCGATGGCGTACGAGAGTGCACCGACGAGCACGGGTGCGACGACCCAGAGAGCCGCGAACTGTCCGTACAGTCTCCAAGCGGGCGACCCCCCGAGCGCGAGTCCAGCACCGACCATCGCGCCGGTGACGGTGAACGCCGCCGGAATCGGGTACCGGCCGAACGCGCCGAGCGCCATCAGGAGCGCCGAGAGGAGGATGGCGATGCTCGCGGCCAGCGGCGTCGTCGACGTGCCGAGGACGAGTCCGCGACCGACCGTCTCGGTCACGCTCGCCCCTTGGACGAGTGCCCCCGCGAACCCGACGATGCCGAGCAGGTACGCGGCGCGCTGGACCGGGATGACGTTCGCTCCGACGGCCGGGGCGAACGCGCCGCCACCGATGGCGACGGCGCCGATCGCCCACGCCATGAACAGCCCTGCGGCGAACGCCATCACGATGGTGATCACGAACACTGTTTCGCTCATGCGCTCGGTGGAGCTCCCTGGTCACCGCTCGACCCCTGTAGTTCACGATGTCCGACGTGCGGGTTCATCTCTGGAGACGGCGGGAAACGTCAGACAAGCGTTGTGATCAACTCGGTCAACGACTTGCCCGTCAGGAGTGCTAAGAGGAACGTGAGAATCACGATGCCGCCGAATATAACATTTTCTGTAAGTGTGGGATTGTAGTACCGGTGCATTGCGCCGTAGAGTGCCAGCACCGTCACCGGCAGTCCGATAACGCCGTTCACAGCGGGTACCACGAGTGCCAGTTGCACCGCCGAGAAGTCGGTGAACGCGAGTATCGGTACGGTGAGGAGCAACGACAGGACAATCAGACCATTGACGACGATGCGGAACAGACGGTCGCCGAATACGGTGTCGTGGCCGAACGCCTGGGGGACCATGAACCCGGCCCCGAACAGAGTGCCGGTCGCGCTGGAAAAGGAGGCTGCCCCGGCCCCGACGATGAACACGGTTAGTGCCCAGGGGCCGAGCTCCTCCACGAGTGGCCGAGCCGGATCGACGAGCGAGACCACGCCGGACGGAACCGTGATCGCGGCGACGAGCAGCACGGCGATACTCATCAGGACGGCCGCAATCAGGCCGACGGTGTGGTCCCGTCGGTACTGGCTGAGGGTGTCGAAATCCTTTGCCTGGTTCATGCTCGTCTGGATGAAGAAGTTCGGGTAGTAGATTGTCGTGCCGACCAGCGCCATGATCATCGCGAGATATTCCATATCGGTCCGAATCGTCGGGACCAACCCCCGGGCGACGTCGGCGGCCGGGACGTCGATGCCGAGGAAGATCGCGAGATACGACCCGAAGACCGCGAGGACGAGAACTGCGATGACCGTCTCGATCCGCTGATAGACGCGGAGTTCGATGAGTGCGATTCCGGCGGCACCACTGAGGATGGTGGCGATTAGAACGTTGTCGAGCGGGGTGAGATACGCAAGAGCGGCCCCTGTCAGCGCGTAGTTCGCCACGCTCCAGAGGTGCATGATAACCGCGATGAACACTGCGAACGCCTTCGCGGCAGGCGCCCCGATCACGTCACGGATGTACCCCATGAGTGGCTGATCGAGCACGGCCAGCCGTGCGGACATCTCGTGGACTACGAGACCGACTCCAAGGGAGAGTGGGAGGACCCACAGGAGTGTGAACCGGAACGATACGCCGACGTTAGAGAGAATGTAGATCGACCCAGCGCCGAAGATGTTCGCTGCAAATATCAGTCCCATGCCGTAACTCCGAAGCAGATTCCGTACATATCGGAACGAGTTGTCGGTCAACTGGACGTTACTCATCGGCGGTCAACCCCGCTGGCTCGGCGGCACATAGTCCAATGTGTGTGGCGAGTTCCACCCGTCACCCCGGCGCGGCACAGCGGAGAGGCTCCGCATACGAATACGGAGGGTAGACAATGGAATGAGGGTGCCCCCTGTCAGTGAAAGTAACCTATCCAAGCGATAGTCCGACATCGAAACGCGGGACCCCTCCAGAACGGACGGCAGTCGCGTCTGAGGGCACGACCAGTCGGGTACGACCTCGGAGCGTCTGAATCGGACGTCCGAAGAGAGAACGCTGGCCACTGGCCACCTAATCCCGGCCGCGACACACTTCTCGCTGTTTGCGCTCTTGAGCATCGCCGCATACACCTATCAAATCGAGTCCGGAGGTGATGCCTGATGAGTTCACGATTCGGCAGCCGATGAACTCTGCCGCGTTGTCATCGTTGCTCGGGTACGCGTTCGTTGCCCTCGGAGTATTGAATTTGGGGCGTTTCGAATACGACTCGACGGCCCGCGGCTTGGTCGCACACCTGAGTGGGGTTACTTCCTTCCTTGCGGTGTACGGTTTGACGGGGTTGTGGGGGATCAATACCTTCCTTGCTCTCGTTGTTGTTGGCGCTCTGTGTACGTACCTCCCGGCAGTCGGCGTTTGGTCAGTTTACGGAACACCTCGTTCCTAAGTGCAGACGATTGAATTATTATCTAAATACCTGCACTTTTGCAAACGCTTTTTTAGACGAAAATTCAAATTTACAATAGTGGATTTCCGCAGAGTCACCGTAGCACTGGCGTTCGTCATCTTCGTAGATAGAGCGATTCGCTTACTCATTGGGGAAATCACGCTGGGAACGCTATTTACGCCACTGTGGCCTGGATTTGCAACCTCTCATCCGAATATATTTGTGTGGATAGGAATTGTCTCTGCGCTCTTACTAATAGAAGCATTTAGACGACCGTCCTTCGAATCGTAGACCTTTTGACGCAAATTATTATAGAAAAATTTCAATTTCAGTACTCAAACTCACTTAGCGGTGGTTTCAGCTACGAAATCGTTGAATAATACTATCAGACACGGAGATTCCTGATGGGTTGACAATAGTTCCCGCGTGATTTCTTTATTCAGGTGGGAGTTGAAATAGCCGGTCAGTATAGGTGGGTTTTGGAGCAGTGAGGCTCCTCTCAGAACGGTGCTATTGGCCGACGACGAACATCGGTGCGTGGGTTTCTTGCCTGAGCTTGTTGGGAACCGACCCGCTGAAAAACCGCTTGAACAGTGACCGCTCGGACGCGCCAATGACGAGGAGTTCGTGTGCCTCGCTTTCCGCTGCTATCGTCGAGACGACATCGTCGCTGCGCACGAGGCTCATCTCGACCGAACCGTCAGCAACACTGTCGGTGTACGCATCCAGCCGGTCGCCAGCGCTCCGTCTCTGGTCGTCTGTTTCGTCCTCCGAGACGACTGTCAGTAGTCTAACATCCCTGGGTCGGTCGTATCGTAGAGTGGCGGTAACTCCATCGGGTCACGCCCGGTTTTCTCCGCAACCATACTGATAACCTGCTCCGAAGGCTCACGGCTCACGGGACACAGATCCCTGCTCACTTAACGTTGGGATATTATTCACCCGATTAATCAAAATCACCCAGTCCCGTAAAGTGTGAAGGGACTAACCGTGGTGGGGGCCTAAAGGAGGTGTGAACACTTCTAGTCCACAACTGTCCATAGACGATGTCCTTGCGGCCCTGAGTAACGTCCAGCGACGCCAACTCCTCGAATCACTGATTGCTGATTCCCCACCAGATAACGCAGCAAAATCCGGCGTTGTGGTTGATGACGATATCGCGATGCACCACGGTCACCTGCCAAAACTGGCCGACTACGGACTCGTCACCTGGGACAAAGACACAAATCGAGTCACAAAAGGTCCAAATTTCGAGGACGCGAAACCGGCTCTCGAATCTCTCGCCGAACACGGCAAAGAAACCCCTGTGACTGAGGTGAATCGATGACCGAAGCCAACGACAACGACGATGCTCAGACCGACGAGTTCGGAATTACGAGCCAAGACATTGATCAGATTGTAGAGTTTCTGGAGAAACCGCGATACATGCGTACTGTCGACGACTTACGCCGGTCTTCGAAGAGATAGCCTCCACGAGAGGTACTTACGACTGGTCGGGATCGTGCTCGCGCTCAAATGCGTGACGACTGCTTCAGTCGCCGTCTCACCTAAATCAAGGCGGAGGCCCCACCCTCAAGGAGCGAGCGGGGCCATTGCCCCCGAGCGAAGTAGGGTAGGGTAGTTTACTTGTTGCCTTGATCTCGGCCCCACATTTGCTGCAGTTCATATCTGGCTTGCAGGAGCGGACGGAAATAAACCGTCTGAAGGCGGGTAGAGCACATGCTGTGCTACTCAATTTCCGTGCCTCAGATAGCGTCGAGTGAAGCGAGAGCACGAGAGAGGAAATGGGGAGTTGTACCCTCGCCTGACACACAACGTGTGTCTCTGGTACGTCCGCCGAACGAGAACCGCGTTCGGCACGGCGAATCACCCTAGCCGCATGCTCAACGGGGATTCGCGTCTCTCACTCGATAATCAGAGCAGTAAACCTTGCCGCACTAGCAAGACGTTCGCCTCCTCGAATCCTGGGTCGGAGAACACGGATTGTCCGGCGGTCCGATTCTCAGAAACGCTCGGTAAGCGGGTAGGGGGGCCGACAACCGACTTCGGTCAGTTACGACTTGATCTGAGGGTGGGGTAAATCGCTTTCATTAATCCGGAGAGCACGAGGAACCACCCTGCAGACGACAGAGCGACGATTCGAACTACATCTGGTCCAAAACCCTGAGTCGCACATAGACCAGAGTATAGAAAACCGTCTGTTAGCACCTCAAACCCGGTTTTATTCCCAGACCTAATACTGTAGGGCACAGAATTATACAAAAGCCTTGGTATAGAATTGCATCAATCTTGTAATGATTGGGCAGCCTGTATGAACAACCTCGACCAAGCCCTCCAAAACAAAACCGTACTGTTCCTTACACCCTTTGAGGAATACGAGCCCAGAATATCTCGGCTTCTCTCCGAGCTCACGGTCGAGTTCGCCAACACGACGAGTGAAGCCTACCGAGCCATTGACGAAACGGTAGCTGTCATCTGCGTCTCAGATAACGTTCTCACTGAAGAATTTGAAGACCTCCGAACAGACGTGCTGCTGAGACATCCCTTCTGCCAATTCGTCGCCATCGAATCAGAGCCCCTCTCAAATCCCCTCATCGACGACTACGACGTCATTCTAAATGGACCCGTGTCCAGCTCAGAACTCCACGACACCATCAAAGAACGCGTCATCTACGCAGCCTACAGCTCGACGCTCCAAGAGTACTACCACCTCAACACGTACCTCTCTACCTTTCTGGAGGACGCCCAGGAACCATCGGAGAAACCACCGAAAATCACCAACCGGGTGGAGACACTACGAACCATTCTACAGACACTCCAAGCAGAACTATCAGAAGACCACCTTCGTGAGATCAGTAAAACCGTTCAACAGCACAAACAGTACGTCACCCAACCCGGAACCAATTCCGGCAACTCCGCCTCGTCGAAGTATCACCCTGACACGTGTCCCCAGTGCGGAGTTGCGTGGGGAGAAGACCACGGCAACGAGCTAGAGCGCGGCTACGCAAACCTCGGCGCTGGCGTCTGGAAATGCAAGCACTGTGAGTCCATCACTCACTCCCTCCACGACAATCAGCGAGTAACGAAACAATGACCGGACTCCCTAAACAGTCCCGACAATCGAAGCACCTTGTACAAGCCCACCGTTGAACCCGTCCATTTTCTCGCGTACCTCGTCGAACGACTTGACACAGTCGCCGACCTCTTCGATACAGATCGGACCGACTTGCTCGTCGAAGCAATTCGCGAGTACCTCGAAGAGACGGCTGACAGCGAGACATTCCAAGAGCTAGTCGCGACGAAGTACTACGACGACCAGCTCGAATTCGAGAACGTCAAGCAGTTGGTTGGCACCGAAACTACCCCGCGCCTTCGCCTTCTCAAAGCTGATCTTGAGGACGAGCCACTGGACCTTGACTCTCCGTAGCCAATCGCTGTTTGGTGCCCAAATGAGGGTGCCGCGGGTGGCCGAGCCCTCACCGGCAAAACGTTGACTCCCCTTCAGACGGGACTAGTCGTATGGAAATCGTCGTTCTCAGTACGGGCGGCACAATCGCGAGCACGTCCGGCGAAGACGGGGCGACACCAGCGAAATCGGGGGAGCAACTCGTTTCAGCCGTTCCCGAAGTCACGGGGTACGCGAACGTCACCGTCAAACAGGTCGAACGAACGCTGAGCTTCGAGATGGACGTCACGACGCTCGAATCTATCGCCGAACGAGTGGCAGATCTCGACGACGACCCGGAAGTGGACGCAGTGGTGCTCACGCACGGTACAGACACGCTCGAAGAGACCGCCTTCTATCTCGACGCCGCTGTCGCGCCGGGGACGCCGGTGTTCCTGACCGGAGCGCAGCGCCGACCGGACGAGCTGAGTCCCGACGGTCCCGCGAACCTCCGCACGGCGTTTCGGGCTGCACGCGAGTTCGCTGACCGGGACTGCGGCGGCGTGTTCGTCGCCTTCAACGAGGAAATCCACGCAGCCCGCTACGTGACGAAAGCGCACACGTCGAAGCTCGAGGCGTTCGGATCGCCCGGTGCGGGCCCCGTTGGGACCGTCGAACGCGACACCGTCCGCGTCATCAGGGAGCCGACGAGCGAAACGCCAACGGTCCCCGCGAGGTCCCTCGCAGCAGATGTCTACGTGGTGCAGAGCGGCACCGCGGTCAGCGCCGACCTGCTGGACGCCGCACTGCAGCGAGACGCCGACGGCGTAGTCATCGAGGGAACTGGATTGGGGAACGTCACGGCGAGCCTCGGCGACACTATCGCGGACGCCACCGAGCACGTACCCGTGGTTGTCACCTCACGCTGTTTCGACGGGTCTGTTGCACCAGTATACGGCGGCGACGGCGGCGGCGAGACGCTCCGCCGGCACGGCGCTATCTTCGCGTCGAATCTGCCCGCACACAAGGCACGACTCGCTCTACAGCTGGCGCTATCGGCGTACGACGACCACGGGGAAATCCGGGAGTTATTCGCGGCGTTCGGCTAGACGTAGTCGGTTTCGCTCTCGTAGACCGAGGGGTCGTCGTTGTACTTCCGTGCGATAGTTTCGAGGGTCTGGAACTCCGCGCCGTCCTTGCTCTTGACGTACTGGATGAACTCCTCGAAGAGGGGAATCATGTGCGGGAGGCCGTGGAGGTCCGGGTGGATGGTGAACGTGTAGACGCCCGCGCCGCGGCGGTCGTAGAGGAAGTCGAACTGGCGCTTGTAGTACTGCTCGTACATCATTTCGGGGTCCTTGTACCCGGCGTGGTAGTTCGGCTGCTTGATGAACAGCATCGGCGGGATATCGTCGCGGTACCAGCTGATGGGGATCTCCACGATGTCCGTCTCTTCGCCCTCCCGATACGGTTCCATCCACGTCTCGGCGGCCTCCTCGTATTGGATTTTCTCCCACTCGTCGCCTGTCCGCATCCAGTGTGGCTCGAACTCGCTCTCCATCAGGCTGCTGTCGTAGAGGAAGCCGTACTCCTCGACCAAGTCCGGCGTGTTCTCGCTGAACTCCCACCAGCTAGCCCGGTGGCCGACGGGCTCGGAGCCGGTGACGTCCTCCACGAGGTCGATGGACGCCTCCATGATGGTCTTCTCCTGTTCGCGGGAGAGGTCCGTCGGGTTCTCGTGGGAGTAGCC contains these protein-coding regions:
- a CDS encoding inorganic phosphate transporter; translation: MSETVFVITIVMAFAAGLFMAWAIGAVAIGGGAFAPAVGANVIPVQRAAYLLGIVGFAGALVQGASVTETVGRGLVLGTSTTPLAASIAILLSALLMALGAFGRYPIPAAFTVTGAMVGAGLALGGSPAWRLYGQFAALWVVAPVLVGALSYAIARLLAWNRLLPRYSVTIIVAAVFLVFPLLEFPFLGPVDESHSLATAVAVWTPSLSGVLWVGVPVAFTVGGAALAYRTVLRHGERETNRRLLIWLGMLVAFSGAGNQIGLAIGPLLPLLDSMSVSASPVLVVASFVLVVGAWSGAPRLIEAVGREYATLSLSRSVAALVPSFLVAQVGILYGVPVSFNEIIISAIVGSGLAEGGRDEVRARKLALTVVAWVTSLVGAFIGTYGLVSLLASRGLT
- a CDS encoding divalent metal cation transporter, giving the protein MSNVQLTDNSFRYVRNLLRSYGMGLIFAANIFGAGSIYILSNVGVSFRFTLLWVLPLSLGVGLVVHEMSARLAVLDQPLMGYIRDVIGAPAAKAFAVFIAVIMHLWSVANYALTGAALAYLTPLDNVLIATILSGAAGIALIELRVYQRIETVIAVLVLAVFGSYLAIFLGIDVPAADVARGLVPTIRTDMEYLAMIMALVGTTIYYPNFFIQTSMNQAKDFDTLSQYRRDHTVGLIAAVLMSIAVLLVAAITVPSGVVSLVDPARPLVEELGPWALTVFIVGAGAASFSSATGTLFGAGFMVPQAFGHDTVFGDRLFRIVVNGLIVLSLLLTVPILAFTDFSAVQLALVVPAVNGVIGLPVTVLALYGAMHRYYNPTLTENVIFGGIVILTFLLALLTGKSLTELITTLV
- a CDS encoding universal stress protein; translated protein: MTVVSEDETDDQRRSAGDRLDAYTDSVADGSVEMSLVRSDDVVSTIAAESEAHELLVIGASERSLFKRFFSGSVPNKLRQETHAPMFVVGQ
- a CDS encoding asparaginase, producing the protein MEIVVLSTGGTIASTSGEDGATPAKSGEQLVSAVPEVTGYANVTVKQVERTLSFEMDVTTLESIAERVADLDDDPEVDAVVLTHGTDTLEETAFYLDAAVAPGTPVFLTGAQRRPDELSPDGPANLRTAFRAAREFADRDCGGVFVAFNEEIHAARYVTKAHTSKLEAFGSPGAGPVGTVERDTVRVIREPTSETPTVPARSLAADVYVVQSGTAVSADLLDAALQRDADGVVIEGTGLGNVTASLGDTIADATEHVPVVVTSRCFDGSVAPVYGGDGGGETLRRHGAIFASNLPAHKARLALQLALSAYDDHGEIRELFAAFG
- a CDS encoding polysaccharide deacetylase — its product is MGDIDVAIGIDADCVAGWLGSYGGEDSPADLSRGLSAGKEGIPRLLQLLEDQDVTSSWYVPGHTIETFRDEIEAVAAAGHEIGIHGYSHENPTDLSREQEKTIMEASIDLVEDVTGSEPVGHRASWWEFSENTPDLVEEYGFLYDSSLMESEFEPHWMRTGDEWEKIQYEEAAETWMEPYREGEETDIVEIPISWYRDDIPPMLFIKQPNYHAGYKDPEMMYEQYYKRQFDFLYDRRGAGVYTFTIHPDLHGLPHMIPLFEEFIQYVKSKDGAEFQTLETIARKYNDDPSVYESETDYV